The proteins below come from a single Erysipelothrix piscisicarius genomic window:
- a CDS encoding FAD-dependent oxidoreductase, translating to MKKIAIIGGGIVGSTAAYYLSKHGNHVTLYDDPTGQATKAAVGIICPWVSQRRNQEWYQLAREGAAFYQRLNKDLNDTSYYRQSGALITHDKLLLDKLYNIALQRRIDAPEMGEVEILEGEALQEKLPPSIQCDRALCVSGGAQVDGLKLIETLQKEAERLTVINKRVYWSRQEDRLIVDGQAYDAVILACGAWLQEQFPNKELSVKPQKGQLIEFKNILEPNHNYPVFMPQGEIDFLYGNQGQLVIGATHENEKGFNLDIDPNSSEYLKNEAKKHFPEIDRLEIDHVRVGTRAVSSDFSPFYGEVEGEPGVYQASGLGSSGLTTGVAIGFKIAQSIIKSDKL from the coding sequence ATGAAAAAAATCGCAATTATTGGTGGTGGCATTGTAGGTTCTACAGCTGCCTATTATTTAAGTAAACATGGAAACCACGTTACCCTATATGATGACCCAACGGGCCAAGCAACCAAAGCAGCAGTAGGGATTATTTGTCCTTGGGTTAGCCAACGTCGCAACCAGGAATGGTATCAACTTGCACGTGAAGGGGCAGCATTCTATCAAAGATTAAATAAAGACCTCAATGATACATCCTATTATCGTCAAAGTGGCGCACTTATAACACATGATAAATTATTATTAGATAAGCTCTACAACATTGCATTACAACGTCGCATCGACGCACCTGAGATGGGGGAAGTGGAAATTTTAGAAGGCGAAGCACTGCAAGAAAAGTTACCGCCCTCTATTCAATGTGATCGAGCACTTTGTGTTTCAGGTGGAGCACAGGTCGATGGCTTAAAACTGATCGAGACATTACAGAAAGAAGCTGAGCGTTTAACGGTAATCAATAAACGCGTCTATTGGTCACGTCAAGAAGATCGACTTATCGTTGATGGTCAAGCTTATGATGCAGTTATCCTTGCTTGTGGGGCTTGGTTACAAGAACAATTTCCAAATAAGGAACTCAGTGTGAAACCGCAAAAAGGACAACTTATAGAATTCAAGAATATCCTCGAACCCAATCATAACTATCCCGTATTTATGCCACAGGGAGAAATTGACTTTCTTTATGGAAATCAAGGACAATTAGTCATTGGTGCAACCCATGAAAATGAAAAAGGATTTAATCTAGATATTGATCCGAATTCAAGTGAATATCTCAAAAATGAGGCGAAGAAACACTTTCCAGAAATAGATAGACTTGAAATTGATCACGTACGCGTAGGAACACGCGCAGTGAGTTCGGATTTTAGTCCTTTCTACGGGGAAGTAGAGGGTGAACCGGGTGTATATCAAGCAAGTGGATTGGGGTCATCAGGACTGACTACTGGGGTTGCTATAGGTTTTAAAATTGCACAAAGTATTATTAAAAGTGATAAACTATAA
- a CDS encoding HAD-IC family P-type ATPase, with translation MQNKKGLTTQQVKQLTLEGKINRLPKPEIKTNAQIILSNVFTLFNLYNIIIASALVYVKAWTSLFFMGVIISNTFMFIFQEIRSRNLISKLNIIISPKTTVIRDGKRLELDNEEIVLGDLVYYEAGNQISADARIVDGAVEVNESLLTGEVDPVDKSIDAEILSGSFIVSGACYAEIIHVGKDNYAIKVTSAVKTNRVISSELLKTFKTVTKITSFFIIPIGAILLYQGLILRGQAFDSVIVNTATALLGMLPQGLVLLTTLVLIGAVLKLGSQKTLVQDLYAIETLSQSSVLCLDKTGTLTHGVMKVIHVETLDEILYEYMSSYIENSNDNNATSAAIKDYFEVIPTQLQAVEQIPFSSARKWAGMNFSNNHAVLVGAPDILLPGTRIPEKVESLRRDGARILLICESLSPIHKDSSLKGILPLAYIALEDPIRDDAYDAIQFFRENDVTAKVISGDNVETVAAIARKAGIENYQTVVDAQSLKTEEDLTEAILNCNVIGRATPNQKLDFVRILQEHGEKVAMTGDGINDVLALKNSDCSIAMGEGSDAALHISQIVVMDGQLSTLVDVVKEGRMVINNITRSASMYYLRTILAIFIAITAVVMNVPFPFIPFQITLTNMFIDGFPSFMLLFQPSYERPKERILNHVLRHAFPNAMTIILLWLFLNILGTHFGLTTEVVETMMYFINGYVSIGMIYRIYKPLNLYRTIVLIINVIGFGLATKLFWPLLELQPLSPEHAQFTAILLIVAIPIVIIIHKLALMYIDYTNNKNN, from the coding sequence ATGCAAAATAAAAAAGGTCTAACGACACAGCAAGTAAAACAACTAACTCTGGAAGGTAAGATTAACCGCCTTCCCAAACCCGAAATTAAAACAAATGCGCAAATCATTTTAAGTAATGTATTTACGCTTTTTAACTTATATAACATTATTATCGCATCCGCACTTGTATATGTAAAAGCATGGACGAGTTTATTTTTTATGGGTGTTATTATTTCCAATACATTTATGTTTATTTTCCAGGAAATACGATCACGAAATTTAATCAGCAAACTCAATATTATTATCTCTCCAAAAACAACAGTTATTCGTGATGGTAAACGCCTTGAACTGGATAACGAAGAAATTGTCCTTGGTGATTTAGTCTATTATGAAGCTGGAAATCAAATTAGTGCTGATGCACGAATTGTGGATGGAGCAGTGGAAGTCAATGAATCCCTTCTTACTGGCGAGGTTGATCCAGTAGATAAATCAATTGATGCGGAAATTCTATCGGGAAGTTTTATTGTTAGTGGTGCATGTTATGCAGAGATTATCCATGTTGGAAAAGATAACTATGCAATCAAAGTAACTTCTGCGGTCAAAACAAATCGTGTCATTTCGTCAGAACTTCTCAAAACATTTAAAACTGTTACAAAAATTACAAGTTTCTTTATCATTCCCATTGGTGCCATTTTACTATACCAAGGGCTTATACTTCGAGGACAAGCTTTTGATTCAGTAATTGTTAATACCGCAACCGCGCTACTTGGTATGCTTCCACAAGGTTTGGTACTACTCACTACCTTAGTCCTTATTGGAGCCGTCTTAAAACTTGGTTCTCAGAAAACTCTTGTACAAGATTTATACGCAATTGAAACGTTGTCGCAATCCAGTGTCTTATGTTTGGATAAAACAGGAACTTTAACTCATGGCGTAATGAAAGTAATTCATGTAGAAACTCTTGATGAAATCCTTTATGAATACATGAGTTCATATATTGAAAATTCAAACGATAACAATGCTACATCTGCAGCAATTAAGGATTATTTTGAAGTCATTCCGACACAGCTTCAAGCGGTAGAGCAAATCCCGTTCTCATCAGCGCGCAAGTGGGCAGGGATGAATTTCTCAAACAATCATGCAGTCTTAGTTGGTGCTCCTGATATTTTACTACCAGGAACACGGATTCCCGAAAAAGTAGAGTCCTTGCGACGGGATGGTGCGCGCATTCTCTTGATTTGTGAATCGCTTTCACCCATTCATAAAGACAGTTCTCTTAAGGGAATCTTACCGCTCGCTTACATTGCTTTAGAAGATCCAATTCGTGATGACGCTTACGATGCCATCCAGTTCTTCCGTGAAAATGATGTTACGGCGAAAGTTATCTCAGGTGATAACGTAGAAACCGTTGCCGCGATTGCTCGCAAAGCGGGCATTGAAAACTATCAAACTGTGGTGGACGCACAATCTCTAAAAACTGAGGAAGACTTAACGGAAGCCATTCTTAATTGCAATGTTATTGGTCGAGCAACGCCAAATCAAAAACTGGATTTTGTACGGATCCTTCAAGAACATGGGGAGAAAGTTGCGATGACTGGTGATGGTATTAACGATGTTCTTGCACTTAAGAACTCTGATTGTTCGATCGCTATGGGAGAAGGTAGCGATGCAGCCTTGCATATCTCACAAATCGTTGTAATGGACGGACAACTTTCCACACTTGTAGATGTTGTGAAGGAAGGACGTATGGTGATCAATAACATCACCCGTTCCGCGTCCATGTATTACCTACGGACAATTCTAGCCATATTTATTGCGATTACCGCAGTTGTTATGAATGTTCCCTTTCCGTTTATTCCGTTCCAAATTACTTTAACCAATATGTTTATTGATGGATTCCCTTCGTTTATGTTGTTGTTTCAGCCAAGTTATGAACGCCCTAAAGAACGAATCCTCAATCATGTCTTACGTCATGCATTCCCAAATGCAATGACCATTATCCTTTTATGGCTCTTCCTCAATATTTTGGGAACTCACTTTGGATTAACAACAGAAGTTGTTGAAACGATGATGTACTTTATTAACGGTTATGTCTCCATCGGTATGATCTACCGTATCTATAAGCCACTCAACCTATACCGAACCATCGTTCTTATTATCAATGTCATTGGTTTTGGGCTTGCAACCAAACTATTCTGGCCACTCTTGGAACTACAACCACTCAGTCCAGAACATGCACAGTTTACAGCAATCTTGCTAATTGTTGCCATTCCAATTGTAATCATCATTCATAAACTAGCGCTAATGTATATCGATTACACCAATAATAAAAACAACTAA
- a CDS encoding ankyrin repeat domain-containing protein, with product MINAERIDILNELIEAIHHNDIDSVQTILINDPHVVSHPSGDRLQSPLQEAIQNSRLEIAQLIIETKDNVNFMVQGELEHWQQPILHVAISEALNHSRYPRPQRDGPKNDGVLFDKHLACLKLLLDEGADIHGQDSFGNTPLMRAVLDVINIDLGIVDYEFEEDIRRVFGLLIDKGSDIRGATNTRKSIFELYRNHKVMNYIPKG from the coding sequence ATGATTAATGCAGAAAGGATTGATATTTTGAATGAATTGATCGAAGCAATTCATCATAATGACATTGATTCAGTTCAGACAATCCTTATCAACGACCCACACGTCGTATCTCACCCTTCAGGTGATCGTTTGCAATCCCCACTACAAGAAGCAATTCAAAACAGTCGTCTTGAAATTGCTCAGTTAATTATTGAAACAAAGGATAATGTTAACTTTATGGTTCAAGGTGAACTCGAACATTGGCAACAACCCATTTTACACGTTGCCATTAGTGAAGCCTTGAATCATTCACGTTATCCCCGACCTCAACGAGATGGCCCTAAAAACGATGGAGTTCTTTTTGACAAGCATCTTGCTTGTCTTAAACTCTTGCTTGATGAAGGCGCGGATATCCATGGTCAAGATTCATTTGGAAATACGCCTCTTATGCGAGCTGTTTTGGATGTGATTAATATTGATTTGGGAATTGTTGATTATGAATTTGAAGAAGATATTCGTCGTGTGTTCGGATTACTCATTGATAAGGGTTCTGACATTCGTGGAGCCACAAACACGCGTAAGTCTATTTTTGAACTGTACCGAAATCATAAAGTGATGAATTATATACCAAAAGGATGA
- a CDS encoding M3 family metallopeptidase, with amino-acid sequence MNPEHTWDLRGLFKTEDDYNRTFDSLEKEVDTFVSTYKGQLNTPENIVEALGVYAPMYEKMVHLGTYNSLSASADQSNEETIQRYGLYAIRTTEISNKLAFFTSEISGNDSETLENAVQLNDFSKGFLKQILREKPHALSPEVEAAVTALNAALDAPYSIYNRGKLQDMSFDDFEVNGKSYPNSFVLFEGEWEYEIDHDVRHKAFEEFYGKLAEYQHTFAEVYQTQVLKEKALSTHKGFDSVIDYLLFDQEVSRDMYDRQIDLITEHLAPHMRKYAQLLQSVHGLDTMSFYDLLMPLDPGFEPDISIEASREKLLEGLSILGEDYLAMVNRAFDERWIDFPQNIGKSTGAFCSSPYGAHPYVLISWTERMREVFVLAHELGHAGHFYLAGQNQNIYDTRPSLYFIEAPSTMNELIMANHLTTQSDDPRFKRWVLSTMISRTYYHNFVPHLL; translated from the coding sequence GTGAATCCTGAACATACATGGGATTTACGGGGTCTTTTTAAAACTGAAGATGACTACAATCGAACATTTGATTCACTTGAGAAAGAAGTGGATACATTTGTCTCAACTTATAAAGGGCAATTAAACACACCTGAGAATATTGTTGAAGCATTGGGTGTCTATGCACCAATGTATGAGAAAATGGTGCACCTAGGCACTTACAACAGCCTCAGTGCTTCTGCGGATCAATCCAATGAAGAAACAATTCAACGTTATGGTCTTTATGCAATTCGTACTACTGAAATTTCAAATAAGTTAGCGTTCTTTACATCTGAAATTTCGGGAAACGACAGTGAGACACTCGAAAATGCAGTACAACTCAACGATTTTAGTAAAGGGTTCTTAAAACAAATTCTTCGTGAAAAACCACATGCGCTTTCACCTGAGGTAGAAGCCGCTGTAACCGCATTAAATGCTGCATTGGATGCTCCTTACAGCATCTATAATCGTGGTAAACTTCAAGATATGAGTTTTGATGATTTTGAAGTCAATGGCAAATCATACCCAAACAGTTTTGTCCTTTTTGAGGGCGAGTGGGAATATGAAATTGACCACGATGTACGTCATAAGGCATTTGAAGAGTTCTATGGAAAACTTGCGGAGTACCAACATACCTTCGCAGAGGTGTATCAAACCCAAGTTCTTAAGGAAAAAGCACTTTCAACCCATAAGGGATTCGATTCAGTCATCGATTATCTGCTCTTCGATCAAGAAGTATCACGAGATATGTATGATCGTCAAATTGATTTGATTACTGAACATCTTGCACCACATATGCGTAAATACGCGCAATTACTCCAATCTGTTCATGGTTTGGATACGATGTCATTTTATGATTTACTCATGCCATTAGATCCAGGGTTTGAACCCGATATTTCAATTGAAGCATCGCGCGAGAAATTACTTGAAGGGTTAAGCATTCTTGGTGAAGATTATCTCGCCATGGTAAATCGAGCATTTGATGAACGTTGGATTGATTTCCCACAAAATATTGGAAAATCAACCGGGGCATTCTGTTCAAGTCCATATGGGGCACATCCTTATGTTCTCATTAGTTGGACTGAACGTATGCGTGAAGTCTTTGTCTTAGCTCATGAGTTAGGACATGCAGGTCATTTCTACCTTGCCGGACAAAATCAGAATATTTATGATACACGCCCTTCTCTATACTTTATCGAGGCACCCTCAACGATGAATGAACTCATCATGGCAAATCATCTTACGACACAATCGGATGATCCCCGCTTTAAACGTTGGGTATTATCAACGATGATCAGCCGTACCTACTATCATAATTTTGTTCCCCACCTCCTTTAA
- a CDS encoding M15 family metallopeptidase, giving the protein MKKKYQIIVGILFFLITGCNSAKPEMTEPIIQNDVTLEGVDLIDDYMRVLKFYEQRDVLSTHRMAYLELKDHLGSIQTMEELKQFEDKLNAFAKELDDVYQMDEGARVYRKGLLIVDRGHCLPPSYEPGPRYEAENQFLYMQAAALKEGVVLTKISSYHTHEFQNQLYEGNKERYGIERAHRYGGQDGCSEHRSGYGFDIGGDDIETWNEMAFVETQAYQWLQNNAYQFGFILRYPEGKEAETGYAFQPWHYRYVGAISEKIIKANMSLDAYLNQFPF; this is encoded by the coding sequence ATGAAGAAAAAATATCAAATTATCGTAGGAATTCTCTTTTTCCTGATTACGGGTTGTAATTCAGCCAAACCTGAAATGACCGAACCCATTATTCAAAATGACGTGACGCTAGAAGGCGTTGATTTAATCGATGATTACATGCGTGTCTTGAAGTTTTATGAACAGCGTGATGTGCTTTCAACTCATCGCATGGCATATCTCGAACTTAAAGATCATTTGGGAAGCATTCAAACCATGGAGGAATTGAAACAGTTTGAAGACAAACTAAATGCATTCGCTAAGGAATTGGATGATGTCTATCAAATGGACGAAGGAGCCCGTGTTTATCGCAAAGGGCTGTTAATTGTTGATCGTGGTCATTGTTTACCACCAAGTTATGAACCTGGACCGCGCTATGAAGCTGAAAATCAATTTTTATACATGCAAGCAGCTGCTCTTAAAGAAGGTGTAGTTTTAACCAAAATCAGCAGTTATCACACCCATGAATTCCAAAATCAATTGTATGAAGGTAATAAGGAACGGTATGGCATTGAACGAGCTCATCGTTATGGTGGTCAAGATGGCTGTTCGGAACACCGAAGTGGGTATGGATTTGATATCGGTGGTGATGACATTGAAACGTGGAATGAGATGGCGTTCGTTGAGACCCAAGCGTATCAATGGCTTCAAAACAATGCGTATCAATTTGGCTTTATTCTCCGATATCCAGAAGGAAAAGAAGCGGAAACAGGTTATGCATTTCAACCTTGGCATTATCGTTATGTAGGCGCAATTTCAGAAAAAATCATCAAGGCCAATATGAGTTTGGATGCATACCTCAATCAGTTTCCTTTTTAA